The sequence AAAGCGCACAGCAAAAAACAAGCAAACAACAGTGACCAGAGGTCAGAACTCGTATTAAGTTATTCTCTCGTACTGCGAAGGAATAATCAAGTGCTAATTTCGTGTTAGTTTCGCTTTGGGTCTGCAATTAGATTAGCTGGGGCTCAACCACAGTTATGTGACTATAATTCTTGGAGGTTATATTTAATTTGATTTCTAACCAAATCGTAATATTTTTCTAACAATTCTGTTTTATCCCTCACTACGACGCTATTACTTTGATGTTTTTTAAACGAGGAGAAAAATTTCGTGAGATATCACTGTAGGACACTTTTAAGAGTATTTGCCTTGTGTGTTGTGTTTTTCTCTGAAAGGGCTGGTACGGCGGAAGCTCAGTCTCTTTCAGCGCAGTGGAAAGACGGGTTTAGATATGAATCGGACGACAAGAATATTTCAATAAAAGTGGGTGGGAGAATTTATAACGATTGGACCTTTTGGCTAGACGCGGACGAGGCTTTGGAGGATGAGGAGACGGGAGTTGGAGAGTTAGAGGATAGTGTGGAATTTCGCACTGCTCGTCTATATACTGCTGGGTCAATTTATAATTTAGAATATAAGGCGGAGTATGATTTTGCTGGCGGAGATTCTGAGTTTAAGGATGTATGGCTAGGTCTTAAAGGTGTGCCGCTAGTAAACAGCCTGCGGGTGGGTCATCAAAAAGAGCCGTTCGGCCTAGAGGAGCTTACTAGTAGTAGATTCATAACGTTTTTAGAGAGAGGTTTAACTAGCGCGCTAATACCTTCTTTTAATGCAGGTATTAGGGCGGAAAATGCGCTTCTCGATAAAAAGCTAGTTCTATCTGCGGGAGCATTTAAAGAGGTGGATGAGTTTGGGGAGGGAAGTGGCGATGAAAATTATAACCTTACGGGTAGAATTGCCGCATTGCCCTATTACTACCAGGAAGGAAAAAGTCTGGTTCATTTAGGTTTAGCCTATTCGTATAAGAATATTGGAAGTGATTCATTAAGGTTTCGGACACGCCCGGAAATTCACGATGCTCCGCGCTTTGTAGATACGAATGACGTAGCGGCAGAATCGGCAAACCTGGTTGGAGCAGAGTTAGCTTTAGTCCTACAATCCTTGTCCGTGCAGAGTGAATATGTTCAGGCGTTGGTAAACACGATCGATGCCTCAGATGCAGACCTCTCTTCGTTTTACGTAATGGTTAGTTACTTTCTAACCGGCGAGACTAGGCCATACAAGAAGGGCGAGGGCGTGTTTGATAGGGTGCATCCATTAAGGGATTACATAGCCAGTGAGCCTGGTTTAGGTGCGTGGGAGCTTGCAGCGCGTTTTTCGCAAATCGATTTAGAGGATAGCATTATTAGCGGCGGAAAACTTCTCGACTATACTTTGGGGCTTAATTGGTATTTACATCCCAATGCTAGAATCATGCTAAACCTTATTCATAGTGATGAGGATGATTTGGGTGATGCGCAAGCACTTACGATGAGGTTTCAGGTAGATTTCTAGTAATGAACTTCTGTAATGTTTACGAGAGTAGGTATTAAAGGATGAATTGCGTTATGAGAGCGTTAAAGCAAATAAGTGTTATGGCGATATGGTTGTGCTTTCCTGCCTTAAGTGCGTATTCCGCGCCGGCGAGCACGGATACAGGTGTAATTAAGATAGATGGCTCGAGTACCTTGTATCCCATTACCGAGGCTGTTGCCGAGGAGTTTGGTGGAGTCTCGCGGGAAGTTAAAATTACCGTAGGAGTGTCAGGAACGGGCGGTGGGTTTAAGCAGTTTTGCTCTGCTGAGACGGATATTTCTGATGCTTCTAGGCCAATTAAAGCGGTAGAGGTAGAATTATGTGCTAAGAATGGCATTTCTTATGTTGAGCTTCCCGTGGCCTTTGATGCGCTTACCGTAGTGGTAAATCCTCAAAATGATTGGGCGACATCCATGACGGTTGCAGAGCTAAAAAAATTGTGGGAGCCAGCAGCTCAGGGAAAGATTACGCATTGGAATCAAATTCGCGGCGATTGGCCAAGCGAACGAATATCGCTTTTTGCTCCAGGTGTCGACTCTGGGACCTTCGATTATTTTACAGAAGTCATCGTAGGGGAACAGCGCGCCAGCCGAGGCGATATCACCACTAGTGAGGACGACAATATCTTGGTGCAGGGTGTGGCCAATGACAAAAATGCACTTGGATTTTTTGGTTTTGCCTATTACATCGAAAATGTGGAAAAACTTAAGGCAGTAGCGGTTGATGACGGCTTGGACGATAATGGCAAGGGGCCGCAATTGCCGAGCTTGAGTAACGTGGAAGACGGCATATATCAGCCGTTAGCCCGCCCCTTGTTTATTTACGTGAGACAGGGGGCGTTAGATAGGCGTCCGGTTAGTAGTTTTGTGAGTTTCTATTTAAATAATGCCGCAGAGCTTGCAAAAGAGGTTGGATATGTTCCACTTCCCCAAAAGGTGGCTGAGCTTGCCAGAAAAAGACTTGAAGGGGTAATTACAGGCTCAGTGTATGCTACAGAACTCGCTAAAAAGCCCAATGTGAGCCT is a genomic window of Deltaproteobacteria bacterium containing:
- a CDS encoding PstS family phosphate ABC transporter substrate-binding protein; translation: MRALKQISVMAIWLCFPALSAYSAPASTDTGVIKIDGSSTLYPITEAVAEEFGGVSREVKITVGVSGTGGGFKQFCSAETDISDASRPIKAVEVELCAKNGISYVELPVAFDALTVVVNPQNDWATSMTVAELKKLWEPAAQGKITHWNQIRGDWPSERISLFAPGVDSGTFDYFTEVIVGEQRASRGDITTSEDDNILVQGVANDKNALGFFGFAYYIENVEKLKAVAVDDGLDDNGKGPQLPSLSNVEDGIYQPLARPLFIYVRQGALDRRPVSSFVSFYLNNAAELAKEVGYVPLPQKVAELARKRLEGVITGSVYATELAKKPNVSLADLMLDSLNKQ